From the Clostridium putrefaciens genome, one window contains:
- the pth gene encoding aminoacyl-tRNA hydrolase, producing MHLIVGLGNPGKEYEDTRHNVGFNFIDNLSVKYNISLNRIKFKGVYGEGFIEGKKCILLKPSTYMNLSGESIREIVNFYKIDSKDIVVVYDDISIDIGRMRIRTKGSAGGHNGIKSIISSLGTDEFPRIKIGVGCPKGDLISHVLGKFYKDDKILIDSTIKASIEAVELIVKENLYEAMNRFNGFIAEK from the coding sequence ATGCATTTGATAGTAGGCCTAGGTAATCCAGGCAAGGAATATGAAGATACAAGACACAATGTTGGATTTAATTTTATAGATAATTTATCTGTAAAGTATAATATTTCATTAAACAGGATAAAATTTAAAGGAGTGTATGGAGAAGGCTTTATAGAAGGGAAGAAGTGTATATTGCTAAAACCTAGCACATATATGAATCTCAGTGGAGAAAGTATTAGAGAAATAGTGAACTTTTATAAGATAGATAGTAAAGATATAGTAGTTGTTTATGACGATATAAGCATAGATATAGGAAGAATGAGAATAAGAACTAAGGGAAGCGCAGGTGGACACAATGGAATAAAGAGTATTATATCTAGCTTAGGTACAGATGAATTTCCTAGAATAAAAATTGGTGTTGGGTGTCCTAAGGGAGACCTTATTTCTCATGTATTAGGAAAGTTTTATAAAGATGATAAGATATTAATAGATAGTACAATAAAAGCTTCAATAGAAGCTGTAGAATTAATAGTAAAAGAAAACCTATATGAAGCTATGAATAGATTTAATGGGTTTATTGCAGAGAAATAG
- a CDS encoding S1C family serine protease, translating to MDRRKKLNKGAGLNQGLKQKDQHLLEENCNQHGEINIRQNKRRKRLEGLCKGVLVIVVAAISGAITASYMIENKYKNVVNNRNNSSVIYSNKQEVKDDKVKEFVPKNDINKVVEGLSGIIVGVSSNPESFLQNDVTSNMGSGIIIDKSGYIVTNSFLLEDAEPVYVKLSSYGSKPIKAKIIGKDKASDLAVIKVDLDNLPYARFGDSERIRVGDLAIAVGNPLGEDMADTVTMGIVSVINKKIDFLDPNTGEKRLYKIVKTDANINNYNTGGALCNSIGEIVGINSLKLTKKYTSEGIGISIPSNEVKNIVESLTSYGRVKKPYLGFIGQTIVRNNSSNTQGIEGVYVREVTQGQTLFNAGVGPTDIIVGLDGKEVKKMEDIQIIVDGHKIGDIISCKIWREGSVLEISLTLTEKQ from the coding sequence ATGGACAGGAGAAAAAAGCTAAACAAAGGCGCGGGTTTAAACCAAGGTCTAAAGCAAAAAGATCAACACCTATTAGAGGAGAACTGTAATCAACACGGTGAGATAAATATAAGACAAAACAAAAGAAGAAAAAGATTAGAAGGTCTTTGTAAAGGTGTTTTAGTGATAGTTGTTGCGGCCATTTCTGGAGCTATAACTGCCTCCTATATGATTGAAAATAAATATAAAAATGTGGTTAATAATAGGAATAATAGTTCGGTTATTTACTCTAATAAGCAAGAGGTAAAGGATGATAAAGTAAAAGAATTTGTACCTAAGAATGATATAAATAAGGTTGTAGAAGGATTAAGCGGTATTATAGTAGGGGTTAGTAGTAATCCTGAAAGCTTTCTGCAAAATGACGTAACCTCAAATATGGGCTCAGGTATAATAATAGATAAAAGTGGATATATTGTTACTAACTCTTTTTTGTTAGAGGATGCAGAACCTGTATATGTTAAGTTATCAAGTTATGGATCCAAACCAATTAAAGCTAAGATTATAGGAAAAGATAAGGCTTCGGATTTAGCTGTTATAAAAGTAGACTTAGATAATCTTCCTTATGCTAGATTTGGTGATTCTGAAAGGATAAGAGTTGGAGACCTAGCTATTGCTGTAGGCAACCCTTTAGGTGAGGATATGGCAGATACTGTAACCATGGGTATTGTAAGTGTGATTAATAAAAAAATTGACTTTTTAGACCCCAATACAGGAGAAAAAAGACTTTATAAAATAGTGAAAACAGATGCAAATATAAATAATTACAATACTGGAGGAGCATTATGTAACTCTATAGGTGAAATTGTAGGAATAAACAGCTTGAAACTTACTAAAAAGTATACTTCAGAGGGTATAGGTATTTCCATACCCTCAAACGAGGTTAAAAATATAGTAGAGTCTTTGACTAGTTATGGTAGAGTTAAAAAACCATACTTGGGATTTATAGGCCAAACTATAGTTAGAAACAATTCATCTAATACTCAAGGTATAGAAGGAGTTTATGTAAGAGAAGTTACGCAAGGCCAAACTCTTTTTAATGCAGGTGTTGGACCTACAGATATAATTGTAGGGTTAGATGGTAAAGAAGTTAAGAAGATGGAAGATATACAAATCATAGTAGATGGACATAAAATAGGAGATATTATAAGTTGTAAGATTTGGAGAGAAGGAAGTGTACTAGAAATTAGCTTAACACTTACAGAAAAACAATAA
- a CDS encoding sensor histidine kinase, giving the protein MKNSLVSKMIAAFTFIVAIMFILVATILSFWFENYYFEQRKNQLDMQGDRIATSAVNSLGDKNTLSVTKLENEMSFIGDLLNSDILIADSLGYVYAVSNVKYKDIVANSLDLKEMDELRFGKTIEKRGTYENIVDKPSYIYMKPIFSGESFRGVILMYTPIEQIKAPIKKVYSIIWLGAIFSVIITSIIIYYFSQKIIINPLSKINAVARKISKGEVEKRVIIDSNDEIGELAESFNTMADSLEKVEKNRRDFMSNVSHELRSPITSIKGFIGGILDGVIPKDKENHYLQIAYDEVQRLTRLVNDLLDLAAMESGKFSLRVTEIDINEIIKLCIIKFEPKINDKKLKVDVLLQDEHLYVEGDRDRIIQVLTNLIDNSIKYVPDGGNIKLSTKIKGDKLLVSVFNDGPNIEENELRRIWDRFYKSDKARTSKISTGLGLPIARNILSQLGEDIWVENKVKDQGVTFIFTLTRV; this is encoded by the coding sequence ATTAAAAATAGCCTTGTGTCCAAAATGATAGCGGCATTTACATTTATTGTAGCAATTATGTTTATTCTAGTTGCTACAATCCTTTCATTTTGGTTTGAAAACTATTATTTTGAGCAAAGAAAAAATCAATTAGATATGCAAGGAGACAGAATTGCAACATCTGCAGTAAATAGTTTAGGTGATAAAAATACTCTATCAGTAACTAAACTAGAAAATGAGATGAGCTTTATAGGGGACTTATTAAACTCAGATATATTGATAGCCGATAGTTTGGGTTATGTTTACGCGGTTTCTAATGTTAAATACAAAGATATAGTGGCAAACAGCTTAGACTTAAAAGAAATGGATGAGTTAAGATTTGGAAAGACTATAGAAAAAAGAGGTACCTATGAAAACATAGTGGATAAACCTTCTTACATTTATATGAAACCCATATTTTCTGGGGAAAGTTTTAGAGGGGTAATATTAATGTATACACCAATAGAGCAAATAAAGGCTCCTATAAAAAAGGTATATTCAATAATATGGTTAGGTGCTATATTTTCTGTAATTATAACTAGTATAATAATATATTACTTTTCTCAAAAGATAATAATAAACCCTTTATCTAAAATAAATGCTGTGGCAAGAAAGATATCTAAAGGTGAGGTAGAAAAGCGGGTTATAATAGATTCTAATGACGAAATTGGAGAGCTTGCAGAGTCCTTTAATACTATGGCAGATTCATTAGAAAAGGTAGAGAAAAATAGGAGAGACTTCATGTCTAATGTTTCACATGAACTTAGATCACCAATAACATCCATAAAGGGTTTTATTGGAGGGATATTAGATGGTGTAATACCTAAAGATAAAGAAAATCATTATCTACAAATAGCATATGATGAGGTTCAAAGACTGACTAGACTTGTAAATGACCTTTTGGATTTAGCAGCTATGGAATCAGGAAAGTTTTCTTTAAGAGTAACAGAAATTGATATAAATGAAATTATAAAATTATGCATTATAAAATTTGAACCAAAAATTAATGATAAGAAATTAAAAGTTGATGTGCTATTGCAAGATGAACATTTGTATGTTGAGGGTGATAGAGATAGAATTATTCAAGTATTAACTAATCTTATAGATAATTCTATAAAGTATGTACCTGATGGAGGTAATATAAAATTATCAACTAAGATAAAAGGGGATAAGCTTCTAGTATCTGTATTCAATGATGGACCTAATATTGAGGAGAATGAATTAAGAAGGATATGGGATAGGTTTTATAAATCTGATAAAGCAAGGACATCTAAAATTAGTACAGGATTGGGATTGCCTATAGCTAGAAATATATTATCACAACTAGGAGAAGACATATGGGTAGAAAATAAGGTAAAGGATCAAGGAGTAACATTTATTTTTACACTAACTAGAGTATAG